Proteins encoded by one window of Sorangium aterium:
- a CDS encoding STAS domain-containing protein yields MSEEALRQEIARLTERIATLEQQIEGHERAAKEQAAQLDRATREARERGEQLARSDEELRRQAGIFKLVLDSMADGVAVVDDRGELLMRNPAAEHMLGRAPLDLSSGDDAGPGDATLFFPDRATPWPMSEHPLSRALRGETVDQVELFARKSADQDGRVARRSNGVAGGAMPTLAPTAGPQGDDVEPRSVRVPSLFTEPRIEHGPVSGLFLTVSASPMRGKDGSISGAVAVFRDATEKKRLIEDLEAKNRDLVESESAKGELVERLRYAIDEISTPILELWDDVLALPIIGVVDSRRSAQIMERLLDEIVRRQSRYVIIDVTGVEVIDTRTADHFMKLMKAVELLGARCRITGVRPAVAQTMVELGINLGTVRAARNLKHALRESMALAGQKPTPASLMGARRGAAKDNEKQTGQPFTPGGPRAAFDPSGSGAMTTTQLQLSARKETST; encoded by the coding sequence ATGAGCGAAGAAGCTCTGCGGCAAGAGATTGCGAGGCTCACGGAGCGCATCGCGACGCTCGAGCAGCAGATCGAGGGGCACGAGCGCGCGGCGAAGGAGCAGGCCGCGCAGCTCGACCGGGCGACGCGCGAGGCGCGCGAGCGCGGCGAGCAGCTGGCCCGATCGGACGAGGAGCTGCGGCGACAGGCTGGCATCTTCAAGCTCGTGCTCGACAGCATGGCGGACGGCGTCGCCGTCGTTGACGACAGGGGCGAGCTCCTGATGCGCAACCCGGCCGCGGAGCACATGCTCGGCCGCGCGCCGCTCGACCTCAGCTCGGGGGACGACGCGGGGCCCGGCGACGCCACGCTGTTCTTCCCCGATCGCGCGACCCCCTGGCCGATGTCCGAGCACCCGCTGTCGCGCGCGCTGCGCGGCGAGACGGTCGATCAGGTCGAGCTCTTCGCGAGGAAGTCCGCCGACCAGGACGGGCGGGTCGCCCGCCGCTCCAACGGCGTGGCGGGCGGCGCGATGCCGACCCTCGCGCCCACCGCGGGGCCGCAGGGGGACGACGTCGAGCCGCGGTCGGTCCGCGTGCCTTCGCTGTTCACCGAGCCGCGCATCGAGCACGGACCGGTGTCCGGCCTGTTCCTGACGGTCAGCGCCAGCCCGATGCGGGGCAAGGACGGGTCGATCTCCGGGGCCGTCGCCGTGTTCCGCGACGCGACCGAGAAGAAGCGCCTCATCGAGGATCTCGAGGCGAAGAACCGCGATCTCGTGGAGAGCGAGAGCGCCAAGGGCGAGCTCGTCGAGCGGCTCCGCTACGCGATCGACGAGATCTCGACGCCCATCCTCGAGCTGTGGGACGACGTCCTCGCGCTGCCGATCATCGGCGTCGTCGACTCGCGCAGGAGCGCCCAGATCATGGAGCGGCTGCTCGACGAGATCGTCCGCCGCCAGTCGCGCTACGTCATCATCGACGTGACGGGCGTCGAGGTGATCGACACGCGGACGGCCGACCATTTCATGAAGCTGATGAAGGCGGTCGAGCTGCTCGGCGCGCGGTGTCGGATCACCGGCGTCAGGCCCGCCGTCGCGCAGACGATGGTGGAGCTCGGCATCAACCTCGGCACCGTGCGCGCCGCGCGCAACCTCAAGCATGCGCTGCGCGAGAGCATGGCGCTCGCCGGCCAGAAGCCGACGCCCGCGTCCCTCATGGGGGCCCGCCGCGGCGCGGCCAAAGACAACGAGAAGCAGACAGGACAGCCGTTCACCCCTGGCGGCCCACGGGCCGCCTTCGATCCGTCGGGCAGCGGTGCAATGACCACGACACAGCTGCAGCTCAGCGCGAGGAAGGAGACGTCCACTTGA
- a CDS encoding anti-sigma regulatory factor: MKIPPRDGPPSSGGATGPPSSRSSGPVSTRMPGTPQSARGPVPSSPQIVGRSITDQIETVLAQFLSPAVRKSVIDCGIRQAKVDPMVAREGDLRRLLVEVKRGVKLFVRDQAQLDRCISELGELDHAAPAPREITIDVRNEEDVLRARSAGRELCIEHLVSDVLQTKIVTAISELGRNIVRYAGSGQVVVRSLTSPMRAIEIVAQDNGPGITNLPEILSGKYRSRHGMGAGLRGTKALMDAFDVKTAPGAGTTVTVRKYLG, translated from the coding sequence ATGAAGATCCCTCCTCGTGACGGACCGCCCTCCAGCGGCGGCGCCACGGGGCCGCCGTCGAGCCGGTCCAGCGGACCGGTGTCGACGCGCATGCCGGGTACGCCGCAGTCGGCGCGCGGCCCCGTGCCGTCGTCTCCGCAGATCGTCGGCCGCTCGATCACCGATCAGATCGAGACGGTGCTGGCGCAGTTCCTCTCGCCTGCGGTGAGGAAGAGCGTCATCGACTGCGGGATCCGGCAGGCGAAGGTCGATCCGATGGTCGCGCGCGAGGGTGATCTCCGGCGCCTCCTCGTCGAGGTGAAGCGCGGGGTGAAGCTGTTCGTCCGCGACCAGGCGCAGCTCGATCGGTGCATCTCCGAGCTCGGTGAGCTCGACCACGCCGCCCCTGCGCCGCGTGAGATCACCATCGATGTGCGCAACGAGGAGGACGTGCTGCGCGCGCGGTCAGCCGGCCGCGAGCTCTGCATCGAGCACCTCGTCAGCGACGTCCTGCAGACGAAGATCGTCACGGCGATCTCCGAGCTCGGGCGCAACATCGTCAGGTACGCGGGCAGCGGGCAGGTCGTCGTCCGCTCGCTCACCTCGCCGATGCGTGCGATCGAGATCGTCGCGCAGGACAACGGGCCCGGGATCACGAACCTGCCGGAGATCCTGAGCGGCAAGTACCGCTCGCGTCACGGTATGGGCGCGGGCCTCCGCGGTACGAAGGCGCTGATGGATGCGTTCGACGTCAAGACGGCGCCCGGCGCGGGGACGACCGTGACAGTCAGGAAGTACCTCGGATGA
- a CDS encoding TolC family protein yields MLHRRLRMVAVSHLAVLALCQGVALAQPAPPQGRPGQQAQARPGQQAPAAAPAAPPMTAAPPAATPQRIEVNDPALAPVPPAARTLASWNDARAMIEQRSVDFAIAVQEVARAEGVARRALAAALPSLDARGDVNHKLAGGSAERLPSDFVPPPEDPSDARQDIEIAPTTLTASLTLRQPVLAPRAWYGIGTARRSVDVARLSLEDRRRITVGAAADAVVSIVTAERVSEINRVGLRSALERLELTRRRERLGTGTKLDVVRAEQDVALARATLVSGDEALRKAREALGAVLGERGEVGVPQGFSLNAIAAEVQSQCAEARSDQRADVRAARAELEIAERNLTDAKLAFAPNVDLSSTLSAQTSLGDESTHRTRSWGWSIGAVLTVPLWDGGARYGDLEINRAVVEQQRVRLGAVERTAGLETTQAVRGVAVAEQARAVAEQSRDLARETARLTQVAFEAGTATSFDLVESGRRQREAELDLAVKEFEVVKAKITALLSSASCR; encoded by the coding sequence ATGCTCCATCGCCGGCTCCGCATGGTCGCTGTCAGCCACCTCGCCGTCCTCGCCCTGTGCCAAGGCGTCGCCCTCGCGCAGCCGGCGCCTCCCCAGGGCCGACCGGGCCAGCAGGCTCAGGCGCGACCGGGCCAGCAGGCACCGGCGGCGGCCCCGGCAGCGCCTCCGATGACGGCGGCGCCCCCGGCGGCGACGCCGCAGCGCATCGAGGTGAACGACCCAGCGCTCGCGCCGGTCCCCCCGGCGGCGCGCACGCTGGCGAGCTGGAACGACGCGCGCGCGATGATCGAGCAGCGGTCGGTCGACTTCGCCATCGCCGTGCAGGAGGTCGCCCGCGCCGAGGGGGTCGCGCGGCGGGCGCTCGCGGCGGCGCTCCCGAGCCTCGACGCGCGCGGTGATGTGAATCACAAGCTGGCGGGCGGCAGCGCCGAGCGTCTCCCGTCGGACTTCGTGCCCCCCCCCGAGGATCCGTCGGACGCGCGCCAGGATATCGAGATTGCTCCGACGACCCTCACGGCGTCGCTCACGCTCCGTCAGCCCGTCCTCGCCCCGCGCGCCTGGTACGGCATCGGCACCGCCAGGCGCTCGGTGGACGTCGCCAGGCTGAGCCTGGAGGATCGACGCCGCATCACCGTCGGCGCCGCGGCGGACGCCGTCGTCTCGATCGTCACGGCCGAGCGGGTCAGCGAGATCAACCGGGTCGGCCTGCGCAGCGCGCTCGAGCGGCTCGAGCTGACCCGGCGGCGCGAGCGGCTCGGCACCGGCACGAAGCTCGATGTCGTCCGCGCGGAGCAGGACGTCGCGCTCGCCCGCGCGACGCTCGTGTCCGGCGACGAGGCGCTGCGCAAGGCGCGGGAGGCGCTCGGGGCCGTGCTGGGCGAGCGCGGCGAGGTCGGCGTCCCGCAGGGCTTCTCGCTGAACGCGATCGCGGCGGAGGTGCAGTCGCAGTGCGCCGAGGCGCGCTCGGATCAGCGCGCCGACGTCCGCGCCGCCCGGGCCGAGCTCGAGATCGCGGAGCGCAACCTCACCGACGCGAAGCTCGCGTTCGCCCCGAACGTCGATCTATCGAGCACGCTGAGCGCTCAGACCTCGCTCGGGGACGAGTCCACACACCGCACGCGGTCCTGGGGGTGGTCCATCGGCGCCGTGCTCACCGTCCCCCTCTGGGACGGCGGGGCGCGCTACGGCGATCTCGAGATCAACCGGGCCGTGGTCGAGCAGCAGCGGGTTCGCCTCGGGGCGGTGGAGCGCACCGCGGGGCTCGAGACGACGCAGGCGGTCCGGGGCGTCGCCGTCGCCGAGCAGGCGCGCGCGGTCGCCGAGCAGTCGCGCGACCTCGCGCGCGAGACCGCGCGCCTCACGCAGGTCGCGTTCGAGGCCGGCACCGCGACGAGCTTCGATCTTGTCGAGTCCGGCCGCAGGCAGCGCGAGGCCGAGCTCGATCTCGCGGTGAAGGAGTTCGAGGTGGTGAAGGCGAAGATCACGGCGCTGCTCTCGTCCGCCTCGTGCAGATGA
- a CDS encoding SpoIIE family protein phosphatase — MTVAIGTACCVAAGEEIAGDEVVVVRQSPWVLIGLADGLGHGPHAAQAASAFCRYVEDHASMPIEDLLTGAGEQLASTRGAAAALLRIDESVGELEFSGVGNIAMKAITRTAMPSFCSAGILGRRVRRLRSFRFPISPGDVVLLHSDGISSGFDLSAFRDLDPEEMARRIVDVHKKSFDDATCVVAVVRDRGAA, encoded by the coding sequence ATGACGGTCGCTATCGGGACCGCGTGCTGCGTCGCCGCCGGCGAGGAGATCGCCGGCGACGAGGTGGTGGTGGTCCGACAGTCCCCCTGGGTGCTGATCGGCCTCGCCGACGGGCTCGGTCACGGTCCCCACGCCGCGCAGGCCGCCTCCGCGTTCTGCCGGTATGTGGAGGATCACGCGTCGATGCCGATCGAGGATCTCTTGACCGGGGCAGGGGAGCAGCTCGCGTCGACGCGCGGGGCCGCGGCTGCGCTCCTGCGCATCGACGAGAGCGTGGGCGAGCTCGAGTTCTCGGGCGTCGGCAACATCGCGATGAAGGCGATCACGCGGACGGCCATGCCGAGCTTCTGCTCGGCGGGGATCCTCGGGCGGCGCGTGCGGCGGCTCCGCAGCTTTCGCTTCCCCATCTCGCCCGGCGACGTCGTCCTGCTCCACTCCGACGGGATCTCCAGCGGCTTCGATCTCAGCGCGTTCCGCGACCTCGATCCCGAGGAGATGGCCCGCCGGATCGTCGACGTCCACAAGAAGTCGTTCGACGACGCGACGTGCGTCGTCGCCGTGGTCCGCGACAGGGGCGCGGCGTGA
- a CDS encoding L,D-transpeptidase: MNRSQAPRPRGQKDPARSHGSGNVRTDDLRNPQPAPGAERAGGGVVRTSLVSSVLGFVAAAAFAGTAAWASGCQGEAPPGPSTEGNSPPERTSSLPRPAPTSSARAAASAEAPREAPAAAPSEAPEPPAPDKPYTGPLLGSIVPQAAVYPTMEFSKQRLGYIRLGGKVPVDPKPIKGGSCAKGWYRLLDGGYVCGRSATTDLSNPQVRLGITPPNLDDVLPYKYAFNTTHGTPLYRSVPSKDEMMRYEPYLDSAKRKRKEEEKQRAEALYEETEKEVAAAAAARAEAAANPAPVAAVAADPAAVEDKAAAVAEAASLGIAPAPVEEEPEKPWWENVDDKGRPRNVTLADLDKDADSTVAKRMVKGFFVAVDKTFGWNGRSWYKTTAGLVAPSDRMYIIKPPASQGIDFPEGAKSVGFILAKSASKYQFDAEKKSVTVAGSLERFAAFGLTGESHTHRSTVYRKTTEGWWMKGADGTYTDLGAPPPDLAPGEKWIDVNLSRKTLVAVEGDKPVFAALISPGRRSKDKKKDHPTHTGVFRIREKHIATTMDGDGTVAGDLPYSIEDVPFVAYYDGSYALHGAFWHGNFGREMSHGCVNLSPLDAKKVFFWSEPRLPRGWHGVWATPENRGTLVSIHE, from the coding sequence ATGAACCGCTCTCAGGCGCCCCGCCCCCGCGGGCAGAAGGACCCCGCTCGATCGCACGGCAGCGGCAATGTCCGCACCGACGACCTGCGGAACCCGCAACCGGCGCCGGGCGCCGAACGCGCCGGGGGCGGCGTCGTGCGCACCTCGCTCGTGTCCAGCGTGCTCGGGTTCGTCGCCGCGGCGGCCTTCGCCGGCACCGCGGCGTGGGCGAGCGGATGCCAGGGCGAGGCCCCTCCCGGCCCCTCCACCGAAGGCAACTCGCCGCCCGAGCGGACCTCGTCCCTCCCCCGCCCCGCGCCGACGTCCTCCGCGCGCGCCGCCGCGTCCGCCGAGGCGCCCAGGGAGGCCCCGGCCGCCGCGCCTTCCGAGGCCCCGGAGCCCCCCGCGCCCGACAAGCCGTACACGGGGCCGCTGCTCGGCTCGATCGTGCCGCAGGCGGCGGTCTATCCGACGATGGAGTTCTCCAAGCAGCGGCTCGGCTACATCCGGCTCGGCGGCAAGGTGCCGGTCGATCCGAAGCCCATCAAGGGCGGTAGCTGCGCCAAGGGATGGTACCGCCTCCTCGACGGCGGCTACGTCTGCGGGAGGTCGGCCACGACGGACCTGTCGAACCCGCAGGTCCGCCTCGGCATCACGCCGCCGAACCTCGACGACGTCCTCCCGTACAAGTACGCCTTCAACACGACGCACGGCACGCCCCTCTACCGCTCCGTCCCGTCGAAAGACGAGATGATGCGCTACGAGCCGTACCTCGATTCCGCGAAGCGCAAGCGGAAGGAAGAGGAGAAGCAGCGCGCCGAGGCGCTCTACGAGGAGACCGAGAAGGAGGTCGCCGCTGCGGCCGCCGCTCGCGCCGAGGCCGCCGCGAACCCCGCGCCGGTGGCCGCGGTCGCGGCGGATCCGGCTGCAGTCGAGGACAAGGCGGCGGCCGTCGCCGAGGCCGCGTCGCTCGGCATCGCGCCGGCGCCCGTCGAGGAGGAGCCCGAGAAGCCCTGGTGGGAGAACGTCGACGACAAGGGCAGGCCGCGCAACGTCACGCTCGCCGATCTCGACAAGGACGCCGACTCGACGGTCGCGAAGCGGATGGTCAAGGGCTTCTTCGTCGCGGTCGACAAGACCTTCGGCTGGAACGGCCGCAGCTGGTACAAGACGACCGCGGGCCTCGTCGCGCCGAGCGACCGCATGTACATCATCAAGCCGCCGGCCTCGCAGGGCATCGACTTCCCCGAGGGCGCGAAGTCGGTCGGCTTCATCCTCGCGAAGTCGGCGAGCAAGTACCAGTTCGACGCCGAGAAGAAGTCCGTCACCGTGGCCGGCTCGCTCGAGCGCTTCGCGGCGTTCGGGCTCACGGGCGAGTCCCACACCCACAGGTCGACGGTCTACCGGAAGACCACCGAGGGCTGGTGGATGAAGGGCGCCGACGGGACGTACACCGATCTCGGCGCCCCGCCGCCGGATCTCGCGCCGGGCGAGAAGTGGATCGACGTGAACCTGTCGCGCAAGACGCTGGTCGCGGTCGAGGGCGACAAGCCCGTCTTCGCGGCGCTCATCTCGCCGGGGAGGCGCTCGAAGGACAAGAAGAAGGATCACCCCACGCACACGGGGGTGTTCCGCATCCGCGAGAAGCACATCGCGACCACGATGGACGGCGACGGCACGGTCGCGGGCGATCTGCCCTACAGCATCGAGGACGTGCCGTTCGTCGCGTATTACGACGGCTCGTACGCCCTCCACGGCGCCTTCTGGCACGGAAACTTCGGCCGGGAGATGAGCCACGGCTGCGTGAACCTCTCGCCGCTCGACGCGAAGAAGGTGTTCTTCTGGAGCGAGCCCAGGCTCCCGCGCGGCTGGCACGGCGTCTGGGCCACGCCGGAGAACCGCGGCACGCTCGTGTCCATCCACGAGTGA
- a CDS encoding STAS domain-containing protein → MQAGRVPIVGLFGNLIVSVQGGLTDGQVEQLRDDVTGSIEARSPRGLIVDLSGVEILDSYLTRAIRDIALTARLMGVRTAVCGLRPAVAIALVEMDLEIPGVVTALNLERAVEMLAPSAEDDMMPPELTNEVSHEDPSS, encoded by the coding sequence ATGCAAGCGGGTAGGGTCCCCATCGTGGGCCTCTTCGGGAACTTAATCGTCTCGGTGCAGGGCGGGCTCACCGACGGCCAGGTGGAGCAGCTGCGCGACGACGTGACCGGGTCGATCGAAGCGCGATCGCCCCGCGGCCTCATCGTCGACCTCTCCGGTGTCGAGATTCTCGATAGCTATCTCACCCGCGCCATCCGTGACATCGCGCTCACGGCCCGGCTGATGGGCGTCCGGACGGCGGTGTGCGGCTTGCGCCCCGCGGTCGCGATCGCGCTCGTGGAGATGGATCTCGAGATCCCTGGCGTGGTGACGGCGCTCAACCTGGAGCGCGCCGTCGAGATGCTCGCGCCGTCCGCGGAGGACGACATGATGCCGCCGGAGCTCACGAACGAGGTGTCGCATGAAGATCCCTCCTCGTGA
- a CDS encoding ATP-binding protein, which yields MTQRSPPAFSIPVTREEDRFACAAEGAHIARWAGLSERAQHELAIAIAELVSNAVRHGGGGSISIRAIRDDTQTGGGRWGVEVIVRDSGPGLDPKLALLEEVGPKSDRGPSSSSSARLTPRMPGQGLGVGLGAVHRLMSSVIIRSSPGISTEILAVKWK from the coding sequence GTGACGCAGAGGTCCCCGCCCGCGTTCAGCATCCCCGTCACGCGCGAGGAGGATCGCTTCGCCTGCGCGGCCGAGGGCGCGCATATCGCGCGCTGGGCAGGGCTCTCGGAGCGCGCCCAGCACGAGCTCGCGATCGCGATCGCCGAGCTCGTGTCGAACGCGGTGCGCCACGGCGGCGGGGGGAGCATCAGCATCCGCGCGATCCGTGATGACACGCAGACGGGCGGCGGCCGGTGGGGCGTCGAGGTGATCGTGCGCGACTCCGGCCCAGGCCTGGACCCGAAGCTGGCGCTGCTCGAGGAGGTGGGGCCGAAGAGCGATCGCGGCCCGTCCTCGTCGAGCTCTGCGCGGCTGACGCCGAGGATGCCCGGTCAGGGGCTCGGCGTCGGGCTCGGCGCCGTGCATCGGCTGATGAGCTCCGTCATCATCCGCTCGTCACCCGGCATCAGCACCGAGATCCTCGCCGTCAAGTGGAAGTAA
- a CDS encoding tetratricopeptide repeat protein — MDQFSAHLDRGWDLVQRGDTRGAEASARRALELDPNSPEAHNLLGFVAALEGEGEEAIEAYRQAIALDDTYLEAMLNAAEVYIHPLGDFDQAIEMCDQALDLAEVDEEIIDALLLKFDALLGKGDLDEAAQVAAKIPEGPYDNPNHTFLVGRAFYEIGQADKAAALIEEAALKDPRHAEAHYYLGLIRDERGDVRGATQAFLRSRELDVELGMPPWAPSRDGFVTLAQKTVAALNPVLRRYVEGAELYISDVPGMELVAEGVDPRALVLLDGLNADERERGLRGSADVHPCARVFVYALNVARLAGSIEALEREINLALEREITATFLEAEQNERTEKELN; from the coding sequence ATGGACCAGTTCTCGGCGCACCTCGACCGCGGGTGGGATCTCGTCCAGCGCGGGGACACGCGCGGAGCAGAGGCGTCGGCCCGACGGGCGCTCGAGCTAGATCCGAACTCGCCGGAGGCTCACAACCTGCTCGGCTTCGTCGCGGCCCTCGAGGGCGAGGGCGAGGAGGCCATCGAGGCGTACCGCCAGGCGATCGCCCTCGATGACACCTACCTGGAGGCGATGCTCAACGCCGCCGAGGTGTACATCCATCCGCTCGGCGATTTCGATCAGGCGATCGAGATGTGCGACCAGGCGCTGGATCTGGCCGAGGTCGACGAGGAGATCATCGACGCGCTCCTCCTGAAGTTCGACGCGCTCCTCGGCAAGGGCGATCTCGACGAGGCGGCCCAGGTCGCGGCGAAGATCCCCGAGGGCCCCTACGACAACCCGAACCACACCTTCCTCGTCGGCCGCGCGTTCTACGAGATCGGCCAGGCTGACAAGGCCGCCGCGCTCATCGAGGAGGCGGCGCTCAAGGATCCGCGGCACGCCGAGGCCCACTACTACCTCGGCCTCATCCGCGACGAGCGGGGCGACGTCCGCGGCGCGACGCAGGCCTTCCTGCGCTCCCGCGAGCTCGACGTCGAGCTCGGCATGCCCCCCTGGGCGCCGAGCCGCGACGGCTTCGTGACGCTGGCGCAGAAGACGGTCGCCGCGCTCAACCCCGTGCTCCGGCGCTACGTCGAGGGGGCGGAGCTCTACATCTCCGACGTGCCCGGGATGGAGCTCGTGGCCGAGGGCGTCGATCCCCGCGCGCTGGTCCTCCTGGACGGCCTCAACGCCGACGAGCGGGAGCGGGGCCTCCGCGGCAGCGCCGATGTCCACCCGTGCGCGCGGGTCTTCGTCTACGCCCTCAACGTCGCCCGCCTCGCGGGCAGCATCGAGGCGCTGGAGCGCGAGATCAACCTGGCGCTCGAGCGCGAGATCACCGCGACGTTCCTCGAAGCCGAGCAGAACGAGCGGACCGAGAAAGAGCTCAACTGA
- a CDS encoding DEAD/DEAH box helicase: MTVPSPPAAVAGEAQTGDKPQPPPTFDVLPLSSELRETLAEIGYVHPTPVQLAVWEPVTRGRDAVVQARTGTGKTAAFGLPIVDHAVKRSLAQAQVLALCPTRELALQVSAEVERLGKRKGIKVVAVYGGAPMQRQIDALAAGAQVIVGTPGRVLDHLRRGTIVAKHIRLLVLDECDEMLSMGFERELTAILAELPPERQTLLFSATLPPDIERIARSKLRSPEFITLSGDAVGALQIQHYVYLITGDKLTSLVRIIEVENPENAVVFCNTKDETEAVAGALKRQGYDADWLNGDLPQSDREKVMSATREGRLRFLVATDVAARGIDISHLTHVINYDFPQDAEAYVHRTGRTGRAGRTGTAIALITPQDVGPLYILRLTYKIRPLEKQLPTEGELKTRAEADLVAMLAEAFLSKGTHRDDLSLARRLLTHDQAEAIVAGLLRDHLGARPTAQEEASAARRAQQPQRAAARDSEGRGTDPSTKPEPAARGRAARDATPRAADSAEPRSPEPRSPETERSELAREGDRDRGRERDRRSLRLRRDEGRRGPRGADAPGGEEPRRPEGARARDDGPVSVEPLTRPEPLMRIEPPRGEGGPGRGPERLRERPAATLLSARRGAGAAGATGAAGAAGAAPGKPHGGAAGQPFSRHADFTMWQPPEEEGDDEPILGEPPSPAPGSPVSRGGDRERASGAVPSAPGEAAVEIESGEAGEAPRAEPARDEADGEFVEVFINLGRRDGARAADFQRALIERGGMAKGDIRRIRVRERNAFVSVPKAELARVVATLNGATIAGKEARAEQARERTSSAEEVAEDA, encoded by the coding sequence ATGACCGTTCCTTCTCCCCCTGCCGCAGTGGCGGGTGAAGCGCAGACCGGCGACAAGCCCCAGCCGCCGCCTACCTTCGATGTGCTGCCCCTGTCGTCCGAGCTGCGCGAGACCCTCGCGGAGATTGGCTACGTCCACCCGACGCCGGTGCAGCTCGCCGTCTGGGAGCCGGTGACGCGCGGGCGCGACGCCGTCGTGCAGGCGCGCACCGGCACCGGCAAGACGGCGGCGTTCGGGCTCCCGATCGTCGATCACGCCGTGAAGCGCTCGCTCGCTCAGGCGCAGGTGCTCGCGCTGTGCCCGACGCGGGAGCTCGCGCTCCAGGTCTCGGCGGAGGTCGAGCGCCTCGGCAAGCGCAAGGGCATCAAGGTGGTCGCCGTGTACGGCGGCGCGCCGATGCAGCGGCAGATCGACGCGCTCGCCGCGGGCGCGCAGGTCATCGTCGGCACGCCGGGCCGCGTGCTCGACCACCTGCGCCGCGGGACCATCGTCGCCAAGCACATCCGGCTGCTCGTGCTCGACGAGTGCGACGAGATGCTCTCGATGGGCTTCGAGCGCGAGCTCACCGCGATCCTCGCCGAGCTGCCGCCGGAGCGGCAGACGCTCCTGTTCTCGGCGACGCTCCCGCCCGACATCGAGCGCATCGCGCGCAGCAAGCTGCGGTCGCCCGAGTTCATCACCCTCTCGGGCGACGCCGTCGGCGCGCTCCAGATCCAGCACTACGTCTACCTGATCACGGGCGACAAGCTGACCTCCCTCGTCCGCATCATCGAGGTCGAGAACCCCGAGAACGCGGTCGTCTTCTGCAACACCAAGGACGAGACCGAGGCGGTCGCCGGGGCGCTGAAGCGCCAGGGCTACGACGCCGACTGGCTGAACGGCGATCTGCCGCAGTCCGATCGCGAGAAGGTGATGAGCGCGACGCGCGAGGGGCGCCTGCGCTTCCTCGTCGCCACCGACGTGGCCGCGCGCGGCATCGACATCTCGCACCTCACGCACGTCATCAACTACGACTTCCCGCAGGACGCCGAGGCGTACGTGCACCGCACCGGCCGCACCGGCCGCGCGGGCCGCACCGGCACGGCGATCGCGCTGATCACGCCGCAGGACGTCGGGCCGCTCTACATCCTCCGGCTGACGTACAAGATCCGCCCGCTCGAGAAGCAGCTCCCCACCGAGGGGGAGCTCAAGACGCGCGCCGAGGCCGATCTCGTGGCGATGCTCGCCGAGGCGTTCCTGTCGAAGGGCACGCACCGCGACGATCTCTCGCTCGCGCGCCGGCTGCTCACGCACGACCAGGCCGAGGCGATCGTGGCGGGCCTCCTGCGCGATCACCTCGGCGCGCGGCCGACGGCGCAAGAGGAGGCGAGCGCCGCGCGGCGCGCCCAGCAGCCGCAGCGCGCGGCGGCGCGCGACAGCGAGGGGCGCGGCACGGATCCGTCGACCAAGCCCGAGCCGGCGGCGCGCGGGCGGGCAGCGCGGGACGCGACCCCCCGCGCGGCCGACTCGGCCGAGCCGCGCTCGCCCGAGCCGCGCTCGCCCGAGACGGAGCGCAGCGAGCTCGCGCGCGAGGGCGACCGTGACCGGGGGCGGGAGCGCGATCGGCGATCGCTGCGCCTCCGCCGGGACGAGGGGCGGCGAGGCCCTCGCGGCGCGGACGCGCCCGGGGGGGAAGAGCCCCGCCGGCCCGAGGGGGCGCGGGCGCGCGACGACGGCCCCGTCTCGGTCGAGCCGCTCACGCGGCCGGAGCCGCTGATGCGGATCGAGCCGCCGCGAGGCGAGGGCGGGCCGGGCCGCGGCCCGGAGCGCCTGCGCGAACGGCCCGCCGCGACGCTGCTGTCGGCGCGCCGCGGCGCTGGCGCCGCTGGCGCGACCGGCGCCGCTGGCGCCGCTGGCGCCGCGCCGGGCAAGCCTCACGGCGGCGCGGCGGGACAGCCGTTCTCGCGTCACGCCGACTTCACCATGTGGCAGCCGCCCGAAGAGGAGGGCGACGACGAGCCGATCCTCGGCGAGCCTCCGTCTCCGGCGCCCGGCTCGCCGGTGTCGCGCGGCGGCGATCGAGAGCGCGCGAGCGGCGCCGTGCCGTCGGCCCCCGGCGAGGCCGCGGTCGAGATCGAGAGCGGCGAGGCCGGCGAAGCGCCGCGCGCCGAGCCCGCGCGCGACGAGGCGGACGGAGAGTTCGTCGAGGTCTTCATCAACCTCGGCCGCCGCGACGGCGCGCGCGCGGCGGATTTCCAGCGCGCGCTCATCGAGCGGGGCGGGATGGCCAAGGGGGACATCCGGCGCATCCGGGTGCGCGAGCGCAACGCGTTCGTCAGCGTCCCGAAGGCCGAGCTCGCGCGGGTCGTGGCCACGCTGAACGGCGCGACGATCGCGGGCAAGGAGGCGCGCGCGGAGCAGGCTCGTGAGCGCACGTCAAGCGCCGAAGAGGTGGCGGAGGACGCCTGA